A genomic window from Geothermobacter ehrlichii includes:
- a CDS encoding DUF4198 domain-containing protein — MKRLLMMLALLLAAAPCHAHFGTIVPSDDIVTQDDSKIINLQVKFIHPMERHYMEMAKPKQFGVMHNGRKTDLLDTLRATKGKSPDQDREFTFWTTDFKIRRPGDYTFYVEPAPYWEPAEDLFIIHYTKVCVNALGLESGWDQPMGLETEIVPLTRPYGLWTGNIFSGQVLLKGKPVPYAEVEIEYLNESPDNISIINAPSDPYVTQVIKADANGIFHYAMPKAGWWGFAALNEADWTMKHDGVEKNIEIGAVYWVHTRDMK, encoded by the coding sequence ATGAAACGCCTGCTCATGATGCTGGCACTGTTGCTTGCCGCCGCCCCCTGTCACGCCCATTTCGGCACCATCGTTCCGTCCGACGATATCGTCACCCAGGATGACAGCAAGATCATCAACCTGCAGGTGAAATTCATCCACCCGATGGAGCGGCACTACATGGAAATGGCCAAGCCGAAGCAGTTCGGCGTCATGCACAACGGCAGGAAAACCGACCTGCTCGATACCCTGCGGGCAACCAAGGGCAAAAGCCCCGACCAGGATCGGGAATTTACCTTCTGGACCACCGACTTCAAGATCCGCCGTCCCGGCGACTACACCTTCTACGTCGAACCGGCCCCCTACTGGGAGCCGGCCGAAGACCTGTTCATCATCCATTACACCAAGGTCTGCGTGAACGCCCTCGGCCTGGAATCGGGCTGGGATCAGCCGATGGGGCTGGAAACCGAAATCGTTCCCCTGACCCGGCCCTACGGGCTGTGGACCGGCAACATCTTTTCCGGTCAGGTCCTGCTGAAAGGGAAACCGGTCCCTTACGCCGAGGTCGAAATCGAATACCTGAACGAATCGCCGGACAACATCAGCATCATCAACGCGCCGTCCGATCCCTACGTGACCCAGGTGATCAAGGCCGACGCCAACGGCATCTTCCATTACGCCATGCCGAAGGCCGGCTGGTGGGGATTCGCCGCCCTGAACGAAGCCGACTGGACCATGAAACACGACGGCGTGGAAAAAAACATTGAAATCGGCGCCGTCTACTGGGTCCACACCCGCGACATGAAATAA
- a CDS encoding LbtU family siderophore porin: MKRILSLATFLLIISTLPALAAHPDTKSEIESLKERIRSLESRLGEEQEPAEEAPFTLSALGKHLSIGGLLELEASLEKTEGETENSDLTLATAQLSLETEINENLGGHVILLYEEDPDNPDDETLKVDEAVISLACPNRLAGMTPTLQAGKLYLPFGNFNSHLISDPLTLELGETSDTAAIFGLEGETTNLSLGVFNGAVDTDNDSIDTVVVSATFQPEETFGFGLSWISDLAESDNGLVADKTLYGSAVPAAAAYLSAVFGQFDFEAEILGALDNFDRPLVGLSELTGNRPLAWNLEAAWMPNDRTQLAVRAEGARDFQDDVRRYGIAGSYGIFPHAVLALEYLYADPDAEAKSHSLTGQLAFEF; the protein is encoded by the coding sequence ATGAAGCGCATTCTGTCTCTTGCGACTTTTCTGCTGATCATCTCGACCCTGCCGGCACTGGCCGCCCATCCGGACACCAAATCCGAGATCGAAAGCCTCAAGGAACGGATCCGGTCCCTGGAATCGAGACTGGGAGAGGAACAGGAGCCCGCCGAGGAAGCTCCCTTCACTCTCTCCGCGCTCGGCAAGCACCTCAGCATCGGCGGCCTGCTCGAACTCGAGGCAAGCCTCGAAAAAACCGAGGGAGAAACGGAAAACAGCGACCTGACCCTGGCCACCGCCCAGCTTTCGCTGGAAACCGAAATCAACGAAAACCTCGGCGGCCATGTCATCCTGCTTTACGAAGAAGATCCCGACAATCCGGACGACGAAACGCTCAAGGTCGATGAAGCGGTCATCAGTCTCGCCTGCCCGAACAGGCTTGCCGGCATGACCCCGACCCTGCAGGCCGGAAAGCTCTATCTTCCCTTCGGCAACTTCAACAGCCACCTGATCAGCGATCCGCTGACGCTCGAACTCGGCGAAACCAGCGACACCGCCGCAATCTTCGGTCTGGAGGGCGAGACCACGAACCTGAGTCTCGGCGTTTTCAACGGTGCCGTCGACACCGACAATGACAGTATCGACACCGTAGTGGTTTCCGCCACCTTCCAGCCGGAAGAGACCTTCGGCTTCGGCCTTTCCTGGATCAGCGACCTGGCGGAAAGTGACAACGGCCTGGTCGCCGACAAAACCCTCTACGGCTCGGCCGTTCCCGCCGCCGCCGCCTACCTTTCCGCCGTCTTCGGACAGTTCGATTTCGAGGCCGAAATTCTCGGCGCCCTGGACAATTTCGATCGGCCCCTGGTAGGACTGTCCGAACTGACCGGCAACCGGCCCCTGGCCTGGAACCTGGAGGCGGCCTGGATGCCGAACGACCGCACGCAGCTTGCCGTTCGGGCGGAAGGCGCCCGGGACTTCCAGGATGATGTCAGGCGGTATGGAATCGCCGGTTCCTACGGCATTTTCCCGCACGCCGTCCTGGCTCTCGAATACCTCTACGCCGACCCGGACGCCGAGGCGAAAAGCCACTCTCTGACCGGCCAGCTGGCCTTTGAATTCTGA
- the otsB gene encoding trehalose-phosphatase: MPEPGLPAAFWRAVRNHDRYLLLLDYDGTLAPFVAERDRAFPHPGVEGRLESIIAAENCRTVIVTGRPVADIPRLLRLPRLPEIWGCHGWERLRAEGRLESPGLPQSWRRALVEAAALEGIGCPPHAVERKPFSVAVHWRGLDGGERERLQVGARRLLGELAERYLLELHPFDGGLELRCPGRDKGSVVRDLLAEEPPSVCVVYLGDDLTDEDAFAALEGRGQGILVREEVRPTRATWWIRPPNGLLRFLDDWKKLLVAGGTE, from the coding sequence ATGCCGGAGCCCGGGCTGCCTGCCGCTTTCTGGCGGGCCGTCCGGAACCATGACCGCTATCTGCTGTTGCTCGACTACGACGGAACCCTGGCGCCCTTTGTCGCCGAGCGTGACCGGGCCTTTCCCCATCCCGGTGTCGAGGGGCGGCTGGAGTCGATCATTGCCGCCGAGAACTGCCGCACCGTGATCGTCACCGGCCGGCCGGTCGCCGATATTCCCCGGCTGTTGCGGCTTCCCCGCCTGCCGGAAATCTGGGGCTGTCATGGCTGGGAGCGTTTGCGGGCCGAAGGTCGGCTCGAGTCTCCCGGATTGCCGCAGAGCTGGCGGCGTGCCCTGGTCGAGGCGGCTGCGCTGGAGGGCATCGGCTGCCCGCCGCATGCCGTCGAGCGCAAACCGTTTTCGGTGGCGGTGCACTGGCGCGGGCTGGACGGGGGCGAGCGGGAGCGCCTGCAGGTCGGTGCCCGCAGGCTTCTCGGAGAGCTGGCGGAGCGATATCTGCTGGAGCTGCACCCCTTCGACGGCGGACTGGAACTGCGCTGTCCGGGGCGGGACAAGGGAAGCGTGGTGCGCGACCTTCTGGCCGAGGAGCCGCCTTCGGTCTGCGTCGTCTACCTGGGGGACGACCTGACCGACGAGGACGCCTTTGCCGCGCTGGAAGGTCGCGGCCAGGGCATCCTGGTGCGCGAAGAGGTGCGGCCGACGCGGGCGACCTGGTGGATTAGGCCGCCGAACGGGCTTTTGCGTTTTCTCGACGACTGGAAGAAACTGCTTGTTGCGGGAGGGACTGAGTGA
- a CDS encoding alpha,alpha-trehalose-phosphate synthase (UDP-forming): MLAGHRLVVVSNRLPAVIRQDEDRWEVAPGSGGLVTALEPVVRANSGVWTGWPGCGGEAPVEALLDQFGERRGYRLIPVPLDGKDVDGFYHGFSNETLWPLFHDLLGHCQFRSSTWQDYQRVNSRFAEVMSRQVGDNDLVWVHDYQLILVGAELRRLGCRNNLGFFLHIPFPSPDLLRRLPWKEPLLRGLLEYNLIGFQTLRDRRNFVNSVNLLDDVQIIARKRYHTLLQYRDRVVRAGNFPISIDVADFERRARAKEVDEAAWFLHENLRGRQLILGIDRLDYTKGLQQRFLAFERALEICPEMRGRSSLLQIVVPSRTLVPEYQRHKELLDREVGRINSRFAESGWVPIHYQYRSLDSVQLLAHYRASEIALITPLRDGMNLVAKEYCACSIDNNGVLILSEFAGAADQMGTDALLVNPYDVDGTAEAICKAFHMPLEERQQRMRRLRQDLRRNDVHRWVGRFLQDLVAAGRVS, from the coding sequence ATGCTGGCAGGACATCGTCTGGTGGTTGTTTCCAACCGGCTGCCCGCCGTGATCCGGCAGGACGAGGATCGCTGGGAGGTGGCGCCGGGATCGGGAGGACTGGTGACGGCGCTGGAGCCGGTCGTTCGCGCCAACAGTGGCGTCTGGACGGGCTGGCCCGGTTGCGGCGGGGAGGCGCCGGTCGAGGCCCTGCTCGACCAGTTCGGAGAGCGCCGCGGCTACCGGCTGATTCCGGTGCCGCTCGACGGGAAGGATGTCGACGGTTTCTATCACGGATTTTCCAACGAGACCCTCTGGCCCCTCTTTCATGACCTGCTCGGTCACTGCCAGTTCCGCAGCTCGACCTGGCAGGACTATCAGCGGGTCAACAGTCGCTTCGCCGAGGTGATGTCCCGCCAGGTCGGCGACAATGACCTGGTCTGGGTGCACGACTACCAGCTGATTCTGGTCGGCGCCGAGCTGCGCCGGCTCGGCTGCCGCAACAATCTCGGGTTCTTTCTGCACATTCCATTTCCGTCGCCCGACCTGCTGCGGCGGCTGCCCTGGAAGGAGCCCCTGCTGCGCGGGCTGCTGGAGTACAATCTGATCGGCTTCCAGACCCTGCGCGACCGGCGCAACTTCGTCAACAGCGTCAATCTGCTGGACGATGTACAGATCATCGCCCGCAAGCGCTACCACACCCTGCTGCAGTACCGGGACCGGGTGGTGCGGGCCGGCAACTTTCCCATCAGCATCGATGTCGCCGATTTCGAAAGGCGGGCGCGGGCCAAGGAAGTGGACGAGGCCGCCTGGTTCCTGCACGAAAATCTCAGGGGGCGGCAGCTGATTCTCGGCATCGACCGGCTCGACTACACCAAGGGGCTGCAGCAGCGGTTTCTCGCCTTCGAGCGGGCGCTGGAGATCTGTCCGGAGATGCGCGGCCGCAGCTCCCTGCTGCAGATCGTCGTTCCCAGCCGCACCCTGGTGCCTGAATACCAGCGGCACAAGGAATTGCTCGATCGCGAGGTCGGCCGCATCAACAGCCGCTTCGCCGAATCGGGCTGGGTGCCGATCCACTACCAGTACCGCTCCCTCGACTCGGTCCAGCTTCTGGCCCACTACCGGGCGAGCGAAATCGCCCTGATCACTCCGCTGCGCGACGGCATGAACCTGGTCGCCAAGGAATACTGCGCCTGCTCCATCGACAACAACGGCGTCCTGATTCTGAGCGAGTTCGCCGGCGCCGCCGACCAGATGGGAACGGATGCGCTGCTGGTCAATCCCTATGATGTCGACGGAACGGCCGAGGCGATCTGCAAGGCCTTCCACATGCCCCTCGAGGAGCGACAGCAGCGGATGCGCCGTTTGCGGCAGGATCTGCGGCGCAACGACGTACATCGCTGGGTCGGCCGTTTTCTGCAGGACCTGGTCGCCGCCGGCCGGGTGTCCTGA
- the aroF gene encoding 3-deoxy-7-phosphoheptulonate synthase — translation MIIVMKSSAGRKELAEVKKRIRELGYKPHVIHGTTRNVVGAVGDERGKAVLQTLQTLPGVESVVPILKPYKLAGREVKPEPTLVEIVPGLVVGGEEFVVMAGPCSVECESQILETARAVKAAGARLLRGGAFKPRTSPYAFQGLEEEGLKLLALAREETGLPVVTEVVNPRDVELVARYADVMQVGARNVQNFALLKMLGQLDKPILLKRGMSTTIQEYLMSAEYILAEGNRRVILCERGIRTFETATRNTLDIAAVPVLKNQTHLPVIVDPSHATGHAHLVPPMCYAAAAAGADGLIVEVHPHPEDAASDGPQSLRPEDFRQMMTRLAAFTDAAGRTLNGAD, via the coding sequence ATGATCATCGTCATGAAGTCCAGCGCCGGCAGGAAGGAGCTGGCGGAGGTCAAAAAAAGGATCCGCGAGCTCGGCTACAAGCCGCACGTCATTCACGGCACGACCCGCAATGTCGTCGGCGCCGTCGGTGACGAGCGGGGCAAGGCGGTACTGCAGACCCTGCAGACCCTGCCCGGGGTCGAAAGCGTGGTGCCGATCCTCAAGCCCTACAAGCTGGCTGGCCGCGAGGTCAAGCCCGAGCCGACCCTGGTCGAAATCGTCCCGGGGCTGGTGGTCGGAGGTGAAGAGTTCGTGGTCATGGCCGGCCCCTGTTCGGTGGAGTGCGAGTCGCAGATTCTGGAGACCGCCAGGGCGGTCAAGGCCGCCGGCGCCCGGCTGCTGCGGGGCGGTGCCTTCAAGCCGCGCACCTCGCCCTACGCCTTTCAGGGGCTGGAAGAGGAAGGGCTGAAGCTGCTGGCGCTGGCGCGCGAAGAGACCGGCCTGCCGGTCGTGACCGAGGTGGTCAACCCGCGGGATGTCGAACTGGTAGCCCGCTATGCCGACGTCATGCAGGTAGGCGCCCGCAACGTGCAGAACTTCGCCCTGCTGAAGATGCTCGGCCAGCTCGACAAGCCGATCCTGCTCAAGCGCGGCATGTCGACGACCATCCAGGAATACCTGATGAGCGCCGAATACATTCTCGCCGAGGGTAACCGGCGGGTGATCCTCTGCGAGCGGGGCATTCGCACCTTCGAGACAGCGACCCGCAACACCCTCGATATCGCCGCGGTTCCGGTGCTCAAGAACCAGACCCACCTGCCGGTCATCGTCGACCCGTCGCACGCCACCGGACACGCCCACCTGGTGCCTCCCATGTGCTACGCGGCGGCGGCGGCCGGAGCCGACGGGCTGATCGTCGAGGTGCATCCGCATCCGGAGGATGCCGCCAGTGACGGACCGCAGTCGTTGCGGCCCGAAGATTTCCGGCAGATGATGACCCGGCTGGCGGCCTTCACCGACGCCGCCGGCCGCACCCTGAACGGGGCCGACTGA
- a CDS encoding DUF1015 domain-containing protein: MDFSAIGLKVPDILIPAPEVDLRRWAVIACDQYTSQPDYWQRVEQEVGDAPSTLKMIFPEVYLEQPGSEARIAAINRTMRDYLDAGVLRRLPAGFVLLDRATARTPSRKGLMVALDLEAYDYRAGADSLIRATEGTILDRLPPRIKVRQDACLELPHIMVLIDDPGRTVIEPLFAEELPRLYDLELMAGGGHLRGWQVSEPRLLQQVGRALARLAEPETFTARYRVEGRAPLLYAMGDGNHSFATAKAIWEQTKAEADDPRQVMDHPARWALVELVNLHDPGLEFEAIHRVVFDVDPEALLARLGASLQQQGCRVRQSVLADAGQVRQALAEEAATQRFAFVAGDRFGLIEVDGAPSSLAVGTLQAFLDRELEAGGGRIDYIHGDEVVTRLGSRPGCVGFYLPAISKFELFRSIVLDGALPRKTFSMGEADEKRFYLECRSIK; the protein is encoded by the coding sequence ATGGATTTCTCCGCGATCGGACTCAAGGTTCCCGACATTCTCATCCCCGCCCCGGAGGTCGATCTGAGGCGCTGGGCGGTGATCGCCTGTGACCAGTACACCTCGCAGCCTGACTACTGGCAGCGGGTCGAACAGGAGGTCGGCGACGCCCCTTCGACCCTGAAGATGATCTTTCCCGAGGTCTATCTCGAACAGCCCGGGAGCGAGGCGCGGATCGCCGCCATCAACCGGACCATGCGCGACTACCTCGATGCCGGCGTGCTGCGCCGGCTGCCGGCCGGTTTCGTGCTGCTCGACCGGGCTACGGCGCGGACACCCTCGCGCAAGGGGCTGATGGTCGCCCTCGATCTCGAAGCCTACGACTACCGGGCCGGCGCCGACAGCCTTATCCGCGCCACCGAGGGGACCATCCTCGACCGTCTGCCGCCCCGGATCAAGGTGCGGCAGGACGCCTGCCTGGAACTGCCGCACATCATGGTGCTGATCGACGATCCCGGGCGGACGGTCATCGAGCCCCTGTTCGCGGAGGAGCTTCCCCGGCTGTACGATTTAGAACTGATGGCTGGCGGCGGACATCTGCGCGGCTGGCAGGTGAGCGAGCCGCGGCTGCTGCAGCAGGTCGGCCGCGCCCTGGCGCGCCTGGCCGAGCCCGAAACTTTCACCGCCCGCTACCGGGTCGAGGGGCGGGCTCCCCTCCTCTATGCCATGGGAGACGGCAATCATTCCTTCGCCACGGCCAAGGCGATCTGGGAACAGACCAAGGCCGAGGCCGACGACCCGCGACAGGTGATGGACCACCCGGCACGCTGGGCGCTGGTGGAGCTGGTCAACCTGCACGATCCAGGCCTGGAGTTTGAGGCGATCCATCGGGTGGTGTTCGACGTCGATCCCGAGGCGCTGCTGGCGCGCCTGGGCGCTTCCCTGCAACAGCAGGGCTGTCGTGTTCGGCAGAGCGTGCTGGCCGATGCCGGCCAGGTGCGGCAGGCGCTGGCTGAGGAGGCGGCGACGCAGCGCTTCGCCTTTGTCGCCGGCGACCGTTTCGGACTGATCGAGGTGGACGGCGCTCCGAGCAGTCTCGCGGTCGGTACCCTGCAGGCCTTTCTCGACCGGGAGCTGGAGGCCGGCGGCGGGCGGATCGACTATATCCACGGCGACGAGGTGGTGACCCGGCTCGGTTCCCGGCCGGGCTGCGTCGGTTTCTACCTGCCGGCCATCTCCAAGTTCGAACTTTTTCGCAGCATCGTTCTCGACGGCGCCCTGCCGCGCAAGACCTTCTCCATGGGGGAGGCCGACGAGAAGCGGTTCTATCTGGAGTGCCGCAGCATAAAATAG
- the serC gene encoding 3-phosphoserine/phosphohydroxythreonine transaminase gives MSQVWNFGAGPAMLPRPVMERIRDEWLDYNGMGVSVIEISHRSKEFQAVLDEAKAFFRQLTGLPDSYRILFIHGGARMQFAALPQNLAGRSPSRKCLYVESGNFSRLAASDARPFADVRVIASSAETNYDRLPEVPAEAIEQDAAYLHLTSNNTVFGTQWREFPEAGGVPLVTDQTSEILSRQLDFSRFGLVYAGLQKNLGPSGMALVIVREDLLGHADERTPLLLNYDRAAADDSLTNTTNTFAVYVVRCVLEWIRDEGGLAEMERRNRKKADRLYRLLDASDFYRPFARPEHRSMMNVVFHLPDDELERRFLQEASAAGLYALKGHRAVGGIRASIYNAMPLQGVEALADFMTDFERRNG, from the coding sequence ATGTCACAGGTATGGAATTTCGGTGCCGGGCCGGCGATGCTGCCGCGGCCGGTGATGGAGCGGATTCGGGACGAATGGCTCGACTACAACGGCATGGGGGTCTCGGTCATCGAGATCAGCCATCGCTCGAAGGAGTTTCAAGCCGTTCTCGACGAGGCCAAGGCCTTTTTCCGGCAGCTGACCGGCCTGCCCGACAGCTACCGGATCCTTTTTATCCATGGCGGCGCCCGCATGCAGTTCGCGGCTCTGCCGCAGAATCTGGCAGGCCGGTCCCCTTCGCGCAAGTGCCTCTATGTGGAAAGCGGCAATTTCTCCCGCCTGGCGGCGAGCGACGCCCGGCCCTTCGCCGACGTGCGGGTCATCGCCTCCAGCGCCGAAACCAATTACGACCGGCTGCCCGAGGTCCCGGCCGAGGCCATCGAGCAGGATGCCGCCTATCTGCATCTGACCAGCAACAATACCGTCTTCGGCACCCAGTGGCGGGAATTCCCCGAGGCCGGCGGCGTGCCGCTGGTCACCGACCAGACTTCGGAAATCCTTTCCCGGCAGCTCGATTTCAGCCGCTTCGGCCTGGTCTACGCCGGGCTGCAGAAGAATCTCGGCCCTTCGGGCATGGCACTGGTGATCGTGCGCGAGGACCTGCTCGGCCATGCCGACGAGCGCACCCCGCTGCTGCTCAACTACGATCGTGCCGCGGCGGACGATTCCCTGACCAACACCACCAACACTTTCGCCGTCTATGTTGTCAGGTGCGTGCTCGAATGGATTCGCGACGAAGGAGGGCTTGCCGAGATGGAACGACGCAACCGGAAGAAGGCCGACCGCCTCTACCGGCTGCTCGACGCCAGCGATTTCTACCGCCCCTTCGCCCGGCCCGAGCATCGCTCGATGATGAATGTGGTCTTTCATCTGCCCGACGACGAGCTGGAACGGCGGTTTCTGCAGGAGGCGTCGGCGGCCGGACTCTACGCCCTGAAGGGGCACCGGGCGGTCGGCGGCATCCGGGCGTCGATCTACAATGCCATGCCGCTGCAGGGGGTGGAGGCGCTGGCCGACTTCATGACCGATTTTGAGCGGCGCAACGGCTGA
- a CDS encoding PaaI family thioesterase codes for MTDIQLNMDGEPGWEPFDAPALVGASLRFVSGDRTGNRFRMRYFRNASGELVARVWFGPETEGPPGHAHGGSIAAVLDEVLGLAAWAAGYPIVVGNLNIHFRHLLPLQTVVQVDSEVVAAAGRKISVRGRIVLGDRIFAEADCLCITLPEEQRRQLG; via the coding sequence ATGACCGACATTCAGCTGAACATGGACGGCGAACCGGGCTGGGAGCCTTTCGATGCTCCAGCCCTGGTGGGTGCTTCTCTTCGTTTCGTTTCCGGTGACCGGACCGGGAACCGTTTTCGCATGCGCTATTTCCGCAACGCAAGCGGCGAACTCGTCGCTCGGGTCTGGTTCGGACCGGAAACCGAGGGGCCGCCGGGACATGCCCACGGCGGCAGCATCGCCGCGGTGCTCGACGAGGTGCTGGGACTGGCCGCCTGGGCGGCCGGCTATCCGATCGTCGTCGGCAATCTCAATATCCATTTCCGCCACCTGCTTCCCCTGCAGACCGTGGTTCAGGTCGACAGCGAGGTCGTGGCCGCCGCCGGCCGCAAGATTTCGGTGCGGGGGCGCATCGTGCTCGGCGACAGGATCTTTGCCGAGGCCGACTGTCTCTGCATCACCCTGCCCGAGGAGCAGAGGCGGCAGCTGGGCTGA
- the serA gene encoding phosphoglycerate dehydrogenase, with translation MKVIVTDEVSESGLQLLEDDPRVSVDVRLNLSADQLREVIGEYDAIITRSGTRVDVPLLEAAGRLKIIARAGVGIDNVDVEAASQRGIIVVNAPFGNTNSAAEHTMAILLTLCRNVTRANASLKSGEWQRAPFTGYELKGKTLGVIGLGKVGGRVALRARAFEMDVVVYDPYISEKRAEDFGTRLVELDDLLRLSDVITVHTPLNDETRGMIGPEQFARMKQGVIIINCARGGVYDEAATLEALESGRVAGAAFDVWSEEPPKGELLKQLISHPKMVVTPHLGANTFEAQKNVAIDVCREILNYLDGKPLENAVNIPRFDPDLMEHMKPYMALVETIGDFISQLAPANPNKVIFTYSGKLARYDCSPLTVCGLAALLDRHTDQEVNLVNASLVAREMGIEVEAVRTTEAESYSSMVTLTLETPTGTRVIAGTLFEGRPKIVKMRNFDVDFCPEEHMLVLSYQDRPGLIGKIGTILGDAGVNIGNMTLGRREKGGKALVVFSIDSPADEATLERIVQEVQPDYLRAVHLRR, from the coding sequence ATGAAAGTCATCGTTACGGACGAGGTTTCGGAAAGTGGCCTGCAACTGCTCGAGGATGATCCCCGGGTCAGTGTCGATGTCAGGCTGAATCTGTCGGCCGACCAGCTGCGGGAGGTCATCGGTGAGTACGACGCCATCATCACCCGCAGCGGCACCCGGGTGGACGTCCCCCTGCTGGAGGCCGCCGGCCGGCTGAAGATCATCGCCCGCGCCGGGGTTGGTATCGACAACGTCGATGTCGAGGCCGCCAGCCAGCGCGGCATCATCGTGGTCAACGCGCCGTTCGGCAACACCAACTCGGCGGCCGAGCACACCATGGCCATCCTGCTGACGCTCTGCCGCAACGTCACCCGGGCCAATGCCAGCCTCAAATCCGGAGAATGGCAGCGCGCCCCCTTTACCGGCTACGAGCTCAAGGGCAAGACCCTCGGTGTCATCGGTCTGGGCAAGGTCGGCGGTCGGGTCGCCCTGCGCGCCCGCGCTTTCGAGATGGATGTGGTGGTCTACGACCCCTACATTTCGGAGAAGCGGGCCGAGGATTTCGGCACCCGCCTGGTCGAACTCGACGATCTGCTGCGGCTTTCCGACGTCATCACCGTGCACACGCCGCTCAACGACGAGACCCGGGGCATGATCGGCCCGGAGCAGTTCGCCCGCATGAAGCAGGGGGTGATTATCATCAATTGCGCGCGCGGCGGCGTCTATGATGAGGCGGCCACCCTCGAGGCGCTTGAGAGCGGCCGGGTGGCCGGAGCGGCTTTCGACGTCTGGAGCGAGGAACCGCCGAAGGGCGAGCTGCTCAAGCAGCTGATCAGCCATCCGAAGATGGTGGTGACGCCGCACCTGGGAGCGAACACCTTCGAGGCGCAGAAGAACGTCGCCATCGACGTCTGCCGGGAAATCCTCAACTATCTCGACGGCAAACCGCTGGAGAACGCGGTCAATATTCCGCGCTTCGATCCCGATCTGATGGAGCACATGAAGCCCTACATGGCGCTGGTGGAGACGATCGGCGATTTCATCTCCCAGCTGGCGCCGGCCAATCCGAACAAGGTGATCTTCACCTACAGCGGCAAGCTGGCCCGCTACGACTGCTCGCCGCTGACCGTCTGCGGTCTGGCGGCCCTGCTCGACCGGCATACCGATCAGGAAGTGAACCTGGTCAACGCCAGCCTGGTCGCCCGCGAGATGGGAATCGAGGTGGAAGCGGTGCGGACCACTGAAGCCGAATCCTATTCCAGCATGGTGACCCTCACTCTTGAAACGCCGACCGGAACCCGGGTCATTGCCGGCACCCTGTTCGAAGGACGGCCGAAGATCGTCAAGATGCGCAACTTCGATGTCGACTTCTGCCCTGAGGAGCACATGCTGGTGCTCAGCTACCAGGACCGGCCGGGGCTGATCGGCAAGATCGGCACCATCCTCGGCGACGCCGGCGTCAATATCGGCAACATGACTCTGGGCCGCCGCGAGAAGGGGGGCAAGGCGCTGGTCGTCTTTTCCATCGATTCGCCCGCCGACGAAGCGACTCTGGAGCGTATCGTCCAGGAGGTACAGCCCGACTATCTGCGCGCCGTCCACCTGCGGCGCTGA